A segment of the Prochlorococcus marinus str. MIT 9215 genome:
CTTGGTGCTTTAATAGCACTTTTATATGAAGGTAATAAACCTACTGATCAATTAGAGGATAAATGTGATTCGGCATTAAAAGATTTTGCGGTAACAAATTTATCTAAATTACTTCAATGTCAGTTGAGCGAAATACCATTCACTAAAAAAAATAACCCTAATAAAGCCAGTGCGATTATAGGTTTTAATTCATTTGGAAGTTTATTATGGCCAAAAGAAAATAGTACAGGCATTAAAACACCAACCCTTCTAATAGGTGGTACGTATGACCTTATTACACCATTAATGAATGAACAATTTAGAGTTTTTTCTGCTTTAAATAATCCATCAAATAGATTTCTCATTATTGAAGGAGCAAGTCATTTCTCTCCAATAAGAATTAATAAAAGCTATGAAGAAAATAATGACGTCTTCAAAATAAGTGAATCTTTTATTGGTTCAGATCCAATATTAGTACAAGATTTATCTACGAAATTTATAGTTGAATTTTTAAAAAATATTAAAAACCAAAAGATCCCTACAGTTGTTAAAAACCAAAGAGATTTGGGACTTGATTTCCATCTTTTAGATCTTGAAACAATAAAAGAAATTTCCGAAATTTAGAACTCTATTCGTGGATCTAAATAGGCAATTAAAATATCCACGAAAAGATTTAAAGAGACTATGATCATAGAGGTAAAAATTACAATTCCTTGAACCAAGGTATAGTCTCTTTGAGAAATAGCTTCATGTAATCTTAAAGCTATACCTGGCCATGAAAAAGTTACTTCGAACAATAAAGCACCTCCCGCTAATGAGGCCATCGTCAAGCCAGAAATAGTGACAATAGGCAAAAGAGAATTGGGCAACGCATGATTTAAAAATATTTTTTTCCTTGATATTCCTCTACATATAGCAGCATTTACATAATCACTTTTTAATGTCTTATCCAAATTTACTCTTAATGAGCGGCTAAATATACCACTTAATAAAAAGCCAAGTGTAATCGCAGGAAGTGCGAGATGATAAAGACTATCTTTCAAAGCAATAATATCATTTGAAAGAATACTATCTAAAACTAGAAAACCTGTAATTTGAGGTTGTTGCTGAAATATTGGAAATCTACCTCCAATTGGGAAAATATTAAAAAATACAGAAAATAATAATTGCGCTAACATTGCACCCCAAAAAGGAGGGATCGCATATGTAGCAATTCCAAATATTCTCGCAATATAATCGGTCTTTTTCCCTTTATTTCTTAAGCCAATTAATCCTAATGGAAAGCCTATTAATGTGGCACTTAATATTGAAAAGAATCCAAGCTCAAGACTTGCAGGCAATGACTTAATAATAATATTCAGGACTGGCTCTTGGGTGCTAAGAGATTGGCCAAAATCTAAGTGCAATATGTTTTTAATGTATGAAAAATATTGATTTATGAGAGGTTCATTTAGCCCTAATTTATTTCTTAGAAATTCCCTAGAAACCTCATCTGCGCCAGATCCAAGTATGGCATCAACAGGATCGCCAGGAGCAACTCTTAATAAAATAAAAACTAATGAGGAAATTATCCATAACATTATCGGTATTAATGAAATTTTTAATAAGGAATAATTTAGTAGTTTATTTAAATTTCTACTCATTTATTAATTTAAGATCGCTCAATGAAATTATTCCTGCACCATTAAATACAGGTTTTGATATTTTATTTTGAGACCATGCTTTTTGTGAGGATATCCAAATAGGAATATAAGGTATTGCACTTGCTGCTATTTTTTCAATTTCAACAAGTTTTTCTAATCTTGTAATTCCACTTATTTTTTCACTCTCAATAAATAAACTTTCCACTTTATTAGATCCCCAAAAACTACCGCTGTAAACTGATTCCCCTTTTTTACATATACCATCAACTATTTCATTACAACTCAAAAGAGGGGTGAGATAGGCTTCTGGATCTGAATAAGCTCCAGTCCAATCGAGAATAACTGCTGTATAAATTCCTAAACTTAAATTCTTATAAACTGTTGTAGATTCAACACCATTGAGTTCAATATCAATACAATCTTTCAAATAATTTTTAATTTCCGCCTGCCATGTCAGAGCAATAAGCTTGTCAGCTGGGACATTCGATCTATAAGTAAGGGGTATTTTTAGAATATTTCCTTTGCAATAATTTTCTTTTTTCAATAACCTTCTCGCTTCTAAATAATTATATTTAGGCCACAGTTCTTGATTATCTTTTTTTAATATCGGAGGAATAATTGATCTAGATGGCTTCCTTAATCCATAACTTACTTTCTCACTAATCAATTTTCTATTAAGACTTTTTGCCAAAGCCAGTCTTAAATTAAGATTACTTAAGGGATAAGAACTAGTTTTAAGGCTTATAAAACTTAATTCAGTAAAAGGGCTATTACCTTCATTAAACTGTTTATTTTTGCTTAAATTATTTAAATTTTTTCTCTGACTATCATCAATTGAATTTGATAAAAGTACGTCAATTTGTTTACTTTTTAAAGCCCCAAAAAGAGAGGACGAATTTGAATATCCCACAAAATTAACGCCGTTATTTAAGGGCTTTTCACCCCAATAATTCAAATATGGATCAATTGATTGCACTTCATTAGAAAAACTGGTTAGCACATACTTGCCAGTACCAACGAATTTTTCATTTAGAAACTTATCAGAATATTTTTTGTAAAATGTAGGAGATATTGGAGTTAGATTTACTGATGTGAGTAAACCATTTAAAGAACTTGATGGTTTATTCAAATTTATTATGAATGAATATTCACTCGGCGTTTCTATTGATTTAATCTTATTTCCTAAAATATAGTTCATCGTTCCAATTCTTTTGAATCTATCAAAGGTAAACTTCATAGCATTTGAGTTAAATGCAGTTCCATCGTGAAAAAAAACATTCTTTCTTAAATTGATAGTTATTTGAAGTCTATCCTTTGAAATAACTGGCATCCCCGAGGCCAATTCAGGGATTAATTCTCCATCAGAATTTAATTCATATAATGTGTCTCCAAGAGAACTGATTAATTGAATTGCTTTAAGAGTATTTGCTCTAGCTGGATCTAAAGATTCAATTTTTCCAGAACTTGCTACTATGAATTTTCTAGATATTCTTTTTGAACCGCAAGAATTCTGTAAAAAAGAAATTAAAATAATAAATATTGATAAAACAACTTTTTTTTTATATTTCATAATTACTTAATTTTTCCGAAGAATTATTTGAGCAGAAAATTTGTAAGGTTATTTGACTTATTTCTAAAGCAAATGTCTTTTTAGAATTACAAGCAAAAGGCCACTCTCTCACCCAACAAATTTCTTTACCTATATTTAAACCAATTATTTGAAAAGTCTTTTTGCTATTTTTAATTTTTACACAAGCACCTTTATAAAGGTTTTCAGAAAAAATTAATTTTTTATTTTCATTATTATTATCTAATAGTTTTGAATGAATCATTAAGGTTATAAAACCAAACACTTACTTCCTTCGGTTTACCAAGCTATGAAGAAATTTGCAAATTATTTTTTTAAATACAACTTAATTGACTTGCAATAATTTTGACTTCATTTAGCGAATTTATTTCATCTTTCGATCTCTCAAAATCTCCATTATTCACCTCATGAGTAATAACGACAATTTCGGCTTTGTCCTCACTAGCATCAAGTTGAACAATTGATTCTATTGATACATTATTCTTTCCAAAAATATCTCCAATCTTTCCTATGACACCTGGACTATCAAGGCAAATAATTCTAAGGTAATTTTTTTTATTTATTTGTGTAGAAGCTATTATATGGCAGTTTCTCCAGAAATCAAAAGATAATAATGGATCGATTGAATTATTATTTTTTACTGAGGCGGCATGCAGATTTAATATATCTGATACTACTGATGCAGCAGTTGGGCCACTCCCAGCACCTGGACCATATAACATTATCTCTCCAAGAGGATCAGCCTCTATCAATAAGGCATTATTAACTCCCTTAACTGTTGCCAAGGGATGAGATTTTGGAATCAAAGAAGGTCCTACCCAAATATTCAAAGCGAGTGAATCATTACTATTAATTTGTACCCTTTCGGAGAGCGCTAAAAGTTTTATTTCAAACCCTAATTTGTTGGCATATTCGATATCCTTTAGATTAATTTTACTAATTCCCTCAGAATGAATCTCCTCTCTTTTGATTTTTCCTCCAAATGCAAGTTCACTAAGAATTGAAATCTTATCAGCAGCATCATGGCCCTCAACATCTGCAGTTGGATCAAATTCTGCATACCCAAGGCTTTGTGCCAATTTTAAGGTCTCCTTGTAATCAGCTTTTTCATTTGTCATCTTTGAAAGAATAAAATTTGTTGTGCCATTTATTATCCCAACCATTTTTTTTATGCTGTTACTTTTTAATGATCTTTTTAAAGGCTCAATTATAGGAATCCCCCCGCAAACTGCAGCCTCTGACAATATATAAACTCCTTCTCTAGATGCAGTTTCATATATTTCTTCACCATATCTCGCAATGACTGCTTTATTTGCTGTAACAACAGATTTACCTAATTTTAATGATTGCAGAATAATATCTTTTGCCAAATCAACCCCTCCCATTACTTCAACAATTACATCTATAGAGGGGTCATTAATTAATTTAAATGGGTCATCAGTTAATAAATTATTATCTAGCTCAATATCCCTTTTTTTATAAAGATCTCTAACTGCTATTTTTGCAACTTCTATTTCTTGTAGAATAGGATGTGAATCAACTTTAGAACTTAATATTTTATAAATCCCTGAACCTACAGTTCCAAAACCTACAATCCCAATTTTGCATTTTCTCATTTTTTATTTCTTTTAACTTTGAGTTTAATTTTATATTATTAGGACTACAAAAATTCATTTGCTTGAGACTGCATTTTTAACAATATATTTAAAAACCCATTTGCCCGAGAGGGAGTTAGGCTTGATCTCAAACCAGTATCTTCAATAAATTTCTTATCTATTTTAACAACCTCATTTGGTGTTAATTCATTTAACCCAGTAATTAAAAATGCTAATAAACCCTTTGTTATTAGGGCATCAGAATATCCTTCCCAAAATAATTTACCGCTTTTAATATTTGCCTTAACAAAAACTTCTGAAACACATCCCTTAACTTTATTTTCTTCTACAAGGATTTCATTATCTGGTTCTTTCAACTTTTTCCCTAACCACAAAATGTATTCATATTTTCTTTTTGAATCTTCTGATTTCTTCAACTTTTCTACTAATCTTGATAAATTATTGTATTTTTCCTGATTTTCCATTTTTTTAAAACTATAAATTAATCCCTTTATAAGTTTCCTATTATACAAATATTTCTTTTTCTGTGATAAAACCTGACAAAGGTATATCCCAATCAGCTCTAGTTAATGGAATCTTACTTACACAATTGGAAGTTAATACTCCGATGCATGGCACATTTCTCCAATTATTATCTCTCCTTAATTTATCAAAATAACCTCCTCCATAACCTAATCTTGTTAAATTTTTATCTACAGAAAGACATGGTACAAGAATCATACTTATATGGTTATAACTTAATGAAAAAGATTTATTTGGACTAAGTATCCCCTCATAATCTTTTGTGAGAGGTTCTTCATCCCATGGATAAAATAATAATTCATTTTTATCTTTACATCTAGGCAAAGCTAAAGAAAATTTTTCCTTAAGACTTCTTATATCTACTTCATTTCTTAGAGGCCAATATATTGCTATGTAACCAATATTTTTATATTCCTTAATAAATGAATCAACATATAATTTTACATTCTTTTCTACATTTTCTCTCTGATTTAGAGAAATCTCATCTCTAAGTTTTCTAAAGGTATGCCTTTCCCATTTCTTTTTTTCAGAAATAGTCATATTAAATCTTCAGTTGATGCCATCTTCATTTAGTTTTGTGAGAGCTATGGCCAAGGCATCTGCTGAATCATCAGGTTTTGGAGGTTTTTTAAGTTCTAAGCTAAACATAACAGCATCAAGAACTTCTTTCTTGGATGCTTTTCCAGACCCAGCAATGGTTAATTTTATCTGGGCAGGAGAATATTCACTAACTTGAATTTTTTTGGAGGCCAATACCATCATAATTACGCCTCTAGCCTGCACCACACTAATGGTAGTGCTTGATCTGTAAAAGAAAAATTTTTCTACCGCAGCTGATGTTGGATTCCAATGATTTATTAATTCATTAAGATCTTTGAATATCTCATAAAGTCTATCTTCTTCTTTTTTATCTTTACCTGTCTCAATGACGCCACAATCTAATAATATCTTTTTTTCATTTTCAATTTCAATAATTCCATAACCAACTCTAGCTAATCCAGGATCAATCCCAATTATTCTCACTGTAATTAAGCTTCTGCAGACAATTGGAATTTTGAAAGATTTTCTTTTTCATCTAAATCGAATATTTTACAAAAAGCTTGAATGACTCTTTCGCCTGAATCAACTTGTTCAAGGGGATCTTTTCTTAGTCTATGTCTTAAAGAACAAGAAATAACCCTTGCAATGTCATCTTCCTGTACTTCAGTTCTGCCTTCAAAGGCTGCGATTGCTCTTGCAGACCTATTTGTAACAATATCTCCACGTAAACCATCAACATCTAGTTCCCCGCAGATTGCAGAGATATTCAATCTTAGGTCATCATCCATTTGAACAGAATTTAATATTTCTTGTGCTTTAATAACCTTTTGTTGAAGTTCATCCTGTTGCTTCTCAACATTCAATGAAAACTCATCAGGATTATCGTCAAAAGAAGTTCTTTGATCTACTACTTGAACTCTTAATTCAGCATCTCTAACTGTCTTAACTTCAACACTCATTCCAAACCTGTCCAATAGTTGAGGCCTTAATTCACCTTCTTCTGGATTTCCTGAACCAATAAGGACAAACCTAGCAGGATGTCGAACTGAGACACCCTCCCTTTCAACTGTATTCCATCCGGAAGCGGCCGAATCTAAAAGTACATCAACTAAATGATCATCAAGTAAATTCACTTCATCAACGTATAGTAAACCCCTATTGGCTTTTGCTAATAGACCTGGTTCGAATGCCTTAACACCTTCGCTCAAAGCCTTCTCTATATCAATCGTTCCACAAAGCCTGTCTTCAGTAGCCCCTAAAGGCAAGTCAACCATAGGTACTTGTTTTTGAATACTTTCTAAATTTTCTCCTTGAGTAATTTTTTCCAAAACTTCTTTACTTTGCAAATCAGGATCGACTAGTGAACTATTGTATGGATCGTCTTTAACAACATCGATTGCTGGCAACAAATCAGCTAAGGCTCTGATTGTAGTAGACTTTCCAGTCCCCCTATCACCCATTATCATCACTCCTCCTATTCTTGGATCAATAACATTTAACAAGAGAGCTAATTTCATTTCTTCTTGACCAATTACTGCTGTAAAAGGAAAAACTCTTCTTTTCTTTGTTGTAGGCACAGCTTTAGTTTTCTTAAATATTCAAATGATCAATAGATGCTACTTCAGAAAATGTTTTTAGTAAATATCCCCATCAAATTAAAACAAGAAGTGAATAAAAACTAATCAAATTTACTTATTTTTTTTTGAATTATTCAAAAACCAGTTTATTTGATGGACAATTCCTCTTAAAACATTTAATTCGTGCTTTGATGTATTTGCCCTCAAAATAAAATTCTTAAATTTACTAATTTTTACTTTAGAGGTATGTTTTAAAAGATATCCAACTCGCAAAAGCATCTCTTCTATCTCCACAAATGTATCATGTACTTCTTTCGATGATGCTAAGTTAAAAACTTTTAATTCATTATTTAGATTCTTTTTAGAAGACTTATTTAATTCATACAAAACTATTGAAACAGCGTGAGAAAGATTTAATGAAGGGTTATTCTGAGAAGTTGGAATATTAAAAGTTTTATTTGCTAGAAGCAATTCACTGTTAGTTAAACCCCTATCTTCTCTTCCAAATATAATTGCTAAATTATTAATCTTCTTAAAGGATAAAGTCCAATCAAATATATCTTCAGAAGATACAAATAATGAATCTTTTTTTACATCTATCCTTCCACAAGATGCTAGAACCAAATCACAATCAAAAATTGCTTTTTGAAGATCATCAAAAACCTTGCAATTTTTAAGAAATTTTTGACCTTTAAGAGCCATTTTTTTTGCTTCTAAAGAAAATATGTCGCATTTAGGAGAAACAATTCTTAATTCATCAACTTCAAAATTGCTGCATAATCTAGCAACGCTTCCTACATTTAAAGGGCCATTTGGTTCAACTAAAATTACCTTTAAATTAGAAAAATTTTTTCCCAAAATCATTCAAGGCTATGAAGATATTTTAATAAATTGGACATATTTACAGGATCAATTTCAAAACTTGGCATAGGAGGAGTCAGGCCTCTAGTAACTTGTTTTATTATCTCTTTATCATTTAAACGTTGAGTTATTGAGTGTAAGTCTGGGCCAACTAATCCTCTTGCTGTAATTCCATGACATCCAACACAATTTATCTTAAAAAGAGCATCTCCTTCCTCAGCAGAGCCATTAAGCTCTAGAGTTTCAATAATATATTTGTTATTTTCTTGATGATTTACGAAAAATATTGAAAAACAAATCAATAAAACTCCAAATATAACAAAAACAATTTTTGAGAATTCTTTCTTAAAATCTTTTTCTGCTGCAGTTGATGAAGATGTTGACACAAAAAATAGTCTCTATGTAACAATTGTGAGTAAGAAATTCAAAAAAGGCAAAAAATGATCGAGCCTCTTCTATGTGGAATTGTTTTAGGTTTAGTTCCAATAACTCTTCTTGGATTATTCGTAAGTGCATGGAATCAATACAGAAGAGGTTCAGGGATGCTTGACATTGATTAAAAATGTTAATCTTGACTGTCCATAATTTCTTACATCTATAGTTTCCCACAAAGTACTTTTTTTAATAAATAGGTTTGGAGAATGTTCACAAATAACTGTTGAATCTTTTTTTAAAAGATTGCAATTAAATAATTGATTTAAAACTAATTCATGGAAATCCACATCATATGGAGGATCTAGATAAACAAAATCAAATTTTAATTTGTTTAAATCCATATTTCTAGATGATAAGTTTCTCTCATAATTAGGTTTTGTCCATTTCAAAACGTCCTTACAAATAACTTCGATATCATTTCTCCTTTTATCTATATTCTCCAACGAGAGTAAATTTTCTAAGCAAATTTTTGAGTTAATTTTATTTTTTTCAATTGCAATTATTTTGCTTGCACCATGATTATAGGCTTCACAAGATATGGCCCCTGTTCCACTAAATAAATCTAACCAATTACTATTTTCAACTCTATTGTTCAAAATATTAAATATGGCCTCTCTTACTCTCAAAGTTGTAGGTCTAGTATACGAATTATTTGGACTTTGGAGTTTTTTCCCACCTATTAATCTTAAGTTAGTCTTCATCCCTAAGCATCTGTTATTGAATATTACTCAGCCATCTTTTCAAAAGTTTTTCACCGGTTTTCCCGGATTTTTCGGGATGAAATTGACATGCCAATAAATTATCATTCTCAATCATTGCAGTTAATTTTTCAGAGCCATAATCAACCTGAGCTGCAATAATATTTAAGTCATCTGGGATTGCATGATAGGAATGTACAAAATAGACCCAATTATTTAATTCTTCAATCCCAAATAAAGTATTTTTTTTGGTAGGTAAAAGTTGGCACCAACCCATGTGTGGAATTCTTTGGTTAACAATATTGGGTATTTTTTGTATTTTTCCTTTTATAATCCCCAGCCCTTGAACTTTTCCTTCATCACTAGATTCAAAAAGGAGTTGGAGACCTAAACATATCCCCAAAAAGGACTTCCCACTTTTAATCCAATTTTTCAAATCAGTTATCAGATCAGTATTTATGAGATTATTCATCGCTGGATCAAATGCTCCAACCCCAGGAAGTATTATCGCTTTACAAAGATTAGAATCATTAAAATTTTTAATCAATATAATTTCTTCACCAAGACTTTCTAGAGATTTCGTTACAGAATGAATATTCCCCATTCCATAGTCTATTAGTCCAATTTTATGCAAAGCTTTTAAATTTATAAATGCTTAGATAAAGTGCTCGAAAGAGTTGCCTTTGGCACAGCGCCAACAACGGTATCAACCTTTTGACCTCCTTTAAAGATCATTAATGTAGGAATACTTCTAATTCCGTATTGACTGGCTACATTTGGATTCTCATCTGTGTTTAATTTAAAAACTTTAATTTTCCCTTCAAAGTCTTTTGAGATTTCTTCTACAACTGGGGCGACCATCCTACATGGACCGCACCATGGGGCCCAAAAATCAACCAATACTGGTAGATCACTTTGCAGTACATCTTTGTCAAATGAAGAATCAGTTACGGCTGGAGCTGATGACATAATTTAAGTATTCCTTTTTGAAAATTTAGCAGGCAATTCTTTTAAGTGATGATTTCATTACAGATTAAATGATATAAGTAACAAAATATCTAAAAAAGCCCGATTAATCGGGCGATTTAGTGTGTGAGGAGTATGGGGTTTCCCCCATCATTTCATAATAACTCCTAATTAGAAAATTTTTCAAATTAATACTTAATTCACTAAGGTTTTACAATTTTGAGCCAGGCGTACTATTACTTGCCCATCCCAAGCTGCTGAGCTTTTTGATAAACCTTACCTTCTGTAAGCAGCGATGGTGCGATAACTATTTCAACTTCTTGCATTTCTTTAATATTTTTTGCCCCAAGAGTACTCATTGAGGTTCTAATGGCTCCTAATAAGTTATGTGTCCCATCATCAAGTAAGGCAGGACCTTTAATTATTCTCTCTAAGGATCCTGTAGAACCAACTTCAATTCTTGTGCCCCTTGGCAATAGTGGACTTGGAGTAGCCATACCCCAGTGAAAGCCTTTACCTGGAGCGTTTGAGGATTTAGCTATTGGGGATCCAATCATTACAGCATCTGCTCCACAAGCTAAACATTTACAGATATCTCCGCCAGTAACAATTCCTCCATCGCCAATAATAGGAATATAACGACCACTTTGTTTAAAGTAATCATTTCGTGCCGCACTACAATCAGCAATTGCGGTTGCTTGAGGGATTCCAATTCCCAATACTCCTCTTGATGTACATGCCGCTCCAGGTCCTATCCCAACCATCAATCCTGCAACTCCAGCATCCATTAGAAGTTTTGCAACTTCGTAAGTAACACAATTACCGGCTACAACTGGGACATTCATTGATTGACAGAGATCTTTAATATTTAAGGTTTCCTTACCTTCCATACCAAGATGTTCTGTGGAAACAACTGTTCCTTGAAGGAAAAATAAATCTAGTTTGGAATTATTAAGTGTTTCTTTAAACTTAATGGCAGCTTGAGGAGTCCCGCTAAAAGCTGCTATACCTCCTTTTTCTTTCACCTCATTTATTCTTTGTAAAATTAATCCTTCCTTGACCGGTTCACTGTATATTTTCTGCATTAATGGAACAAAATCATTCTTCCCAACTGATGCTATTTGGTTCAATATTTTATCAGGGTTTTCGTATCGTGTTTGTATGCCCTCCATATTAATAACCCCTAGGGAACCTAATTTTGTGAGCTCCACAGCCGTATTGACATCGACAACACTATCCATGGCACTAGCGACTATCGGGACTTCTCTTTTGAAATCACCTATTGACCAAGAAGGATCAGTCAAATCATAATCAAGTGTTCTATTACCAGGGACTAAAGCTATTTCATCGATGCCATAAGCCCGTCTGACTTTTTTATTTAAACCAAGTTCAATATTCACGGTAGTTTTCTTTTATTCTGATTAAATTAACAACTAAAGGGGTAATAAGCCAAGGTTTATTCAAAAACAACAGGTTTTATTTTGATTTGTGTGTAAATGTGAGTATTTGGGAATTAAATAAATCTTTTTTTTTATTCATTATGACAATCAACGATTATTATTAAAGAAAGGATTTTTGTATGTCTGATATTTTAGATTCCGATAACTCAGGATTAAGCGAAGATAACGACCGAATTATTCAGACTGACTTAAGGAATGAGATGTCTCGTTCATACCTTGAGTATGCAATGAGCGTTATAGTTGGTCGTGCTCTTCCAGATGCAAGAGATGGATTAAAGCCTGTTCACAGAAGAATTCTTTATGCAATGTATGAACTTGGTTTGACTAGCGGTAGACCATACAGAAAATGTGCAAGAGTTGTAGGCGAAGTACTTGGTAAATATCACCCTCATGGCGATACTGCTGTTTATGATGCTTTGGTTAGAATGGCCCAGGATTTTTCTATGAGGATGCCACTCATAGATGGCCATGGAAACTTTGGTTCTGTTGATAACGACCCTCCAGCAGCAATGAGATATACAGAATCTCGTTTACAATCTCTTACGGATGAAAGTTTATTAGAGGATATTGAATCTGAAACT
Coding sequences within it:
- the hisH gene encoding imidazole glycerol phosphate synthase subunit HisH — its product is MHKIGLIDYGMGNIHSVTKSLESLGEEIILIKNFNDSNLCKAIILPGVGAFDPAMNNLINTDLITDLKNWIKSGKSFLGICLGLQLLFESSDEGKVQGLGIIKGKIQKIPNIVNQRIPHMGWCQLLPTKKNTLFGIEELNNWVYFVHSYHAIPDDLNIIAAQVDYGSEKLTAMIENDNLLACQFHPEKSGKTGEKLLKRWLSNIQ
- the trxA gene encoding thioredoxin; this translates as MSSAPAVTDSSFDKDVLQSDLPVLVDFWAPWCGPCRMVAPVVEEISKDFEGKIKVFKLNTDENPNVASQYGIRSIPTLMIFKGGQKVDTVVGAVPKATLSSTLSKHL
- a CDS encoding GuaB3 family IMP dehydrogenase-related protein, which codes for MNIELGLNKKVRRAYGIDEIALVPGNRTLDYDLTDPSWSIGDFKREVPIVASAMDSVVDVNTAVELTKLGSLGVINMEGIQTRYENPDKILNQIASVGKNDFVPLMQKIYSEPVKEGLILQRINEVKEKGGIAAFSGTPQAAIKFKETLNNSKLDLFFLQGTVVSTEHLGMEGKETLNIKDLCQSMNVPVVAGNCVTYEVAKLLMDAGVAGLMVGIGPGAACTSRGVLGIGIPQATAIADCSAARNDYFKQSGRYIPIIGDGGIVTGGDICKCLACGADAVMIGSPIAKSSNAPGKGFHWGMATPSPLLPRGTRIEVGSTGSLERIIKGPALLDDGTHNLLGAIRTSMSTLGAKNIKEMQEVEIVIAPSLLTEGKVYQKAQQLGMGK